Genomic segment of Panicum virgatum strain AP13 chromosome 2K, P.virgatum_v5, whole genome shotgun sequence:
AACTAAAGTGGGTTGGAGGTGCCTATAAGGGTCATCCATTGACACCCCCAGTTTTACGGGACATAACAAAAATAAATATGCATGAAATGATAATATATGTAACATTTATGAACTAAAAAAATGCTTAATTTAGATATTTGCCATTATAAAACAACCTGAAATGCTAAAATGAAGTTCACTATTGTAAAAAGCTCGTCGAAATAATTAAAATGGATATATTACTTGTCTAATTTGGAGCCCATATGAAGCCCATATGAAAAACTGTCCAGTTCAATTGAAACCGACCGATTCACCGGTTCCGGAAAAAACCGGCCGATCCAATCAGTTTTACCGATCCGATTGCATAGACGGTCCGTGAAGCGAACCGAACCGCTATCGTCTCTGGTTGGATCTTTTACCGGCTCCTAACCTTATCGAAAGAGCCCTCTTTGGCTATCCACCTCCTTTGTGAAAAAAAGTAGATGAGTTACATCATTTGGTTGTTAATTGCTATCCATATCATATCATTTGGTTGGTAGACTAAAGAAACAAATCTGTTAAATTTCTTTGAGGATTACATTTATCAAATCAAACAACGGAGCAGCCGTACACGGTCTCATCTCTTATAACAGAAAAAGTAATAAAAGCATCTGGGCGACCTTGAAACAAGCGGTACgtgacaaaaaaataaaaaagccctTGAAACAAGCGGTAcgtgacaaaaaaaataaaaaagcccgTAACAAAACCATCGAGACTGGTGACGCGCCGCCAACCCAACCACACCGctgctccaacagattgatttttcgcttttctttttctcatctTATATGGAAATCTCCCATCACAATTTTAGTTTATTGGAGAGATGTGCTCTAGCAAATTGATTTTTCCCTTTCCCCTTTAATTCATGAGTGGCCAGGATCTTCTCATACATGTGGATCTTATGGCTAGGAAAGAATGGATAGAAAGGGAGAAGGAAAGGGATAAGGTGGAATTCCCCTTTAAAaaggggagaggggagggaaatatAGGGGAAAGGGGAAAAGAGAAAATCAATCTGTTGAAACTAAAATTTTTCCCCTAAATCCCCTTTATGGCTAAAAAGTGGAAAGAGAAAAGGGGataatcaatctgttggagttgctcttacctCTCCGCTTCGGGTTGCCGGGGCCCATCCGCCTCCAGTGTTCTCTACCAACTCCTCCGCCCCAACTCTCCAAAAAAAACTCCTCCGCCCCAGTGCCCCACGCTCCAGATAAGGCGATCTCCAACGGttccctggaaccgcccccaccGGAAATTCTCTCTAATGATTCCCCAAAGCTACCCTTATATACGATTCCTCTTATATATAAGGTGAGTTTCAACTCCTCTATATTttaatcacaccgtttcttcaCGATATTAATTCTGTTTGAGCCCTGTAACATaatgataatgcgtattatgacagtacaaatactgtatgatttttttaaatttaaaaatgataaataaataatttgttaatgagtgatagtatataggggaaTAGATATGGATGGAATGGTTGGAAAGAAAAAGTTATAGGAGAAGAAAATTTTTGGAGGACTAtaataaaatatagtaaatagtacgtttggcgAGTTGGAGAGAGAAttgttggagatagcctaaACGCCCCCGCCACGTCCCCACCCCGCACCCGACGGCGGTGACGCGGCGGGCACGCCACATCATTCAGGTGGGGCCCACCCCGCCCCCCTATCGCGTCCCACAGTGCTCCCCCGCCGCCCGCGTGAAGTCAGCATCCTTCcctttctcctctctctctttctcctcccCTGCCCCGCTGCAATCTGAAACCcccacctcccctcccttctCTTCACGCTCCCTCCCAGCCCCAACCCCgcgccccgtcgccgccgcttcaTCCGGCCGAGCCCCTGTCCCCGCCGCTCCGATCGGAACCCTACCCGCTCCCGCACCCGGGCCCGTTCCGCCTCATcccgcccgccgctgctcccgtcgccgcgccggcccgGTCTTCTTCCGCCGCTGGAGCCGCGAATCCGGGCCCGCCTCGCCTCGTCCTCCCGCCCGCCGGTCAGTCCTTCTCCCAAGCCTCGATCGATTATCCCGCGGTAGCGGATTGGCTGCTATTGCTGTCAGCGGTTTCAATCGTGAGACAAATTTACCATTTCCGTAGCTCGGGGGGGAGAGCTTGCCGGGTCCCCCGGTCTGGCGCGATTGCTTCTCTCGGGGACCTGATGAATGTCGCGTGGGAGGGATTTTAAAATTCGGGGGCAGCGAGCAGGGTGCTCGGTGAGGTTTACTGACGAAATCTTCCGCGGGGAAGCTGAGGGAGCACGGTTCTCGCCGGTTGGTacggtcagcgccgccgcgctgggcGTGCTGGAATCTTAGTGTCTGTGCTACGGACCGTCTGATTTTCGCACTCCAACTCACGGGATAAATGGTATCTAGTTGGTTTTGTCGACCAGTACCTCGTTACTGCACTACCGCGGTTTTCTGTTGCACCGTTCAGTTTAAGATAGTCTTATCATAAACCCTCAACCAATCTGTGGGTGGAGCTTCTAGTCATCAGCATATTCTCACCAGCAACGTTTGTTCATGTGTCAGTCGCTAGTACATGGGGGAGCTCTAGAGCTTGCAAGTTTGTCGTGCTGCTGTAGTTTTTGGCTGAGTAGTCTTTTATCACCATTAACCCCCCTGCAATTCATGCTCTACCAGAGTACTCAGTCTGCTGCCACACACAATGCGGTGTTTGTTTGTGACCTAGACACTTAGACTGGTATTTATGTCTCATGATCCTTGCTAACAATAACCTTGTGTGCTTTTCTTTTGCTGTAGGTTCAACTACTTTTACTAGGTGCTCTGTGCTCTCCAACTACTGGCACGTTGCTTCGCTTTGCCTGATAAAAAAAGGATAGAGGGAAATGGACTGTTATCAGCAAAATGGATAGCATGGCAATGAACTGTGTATCCTGTTTCATCCATATACTTTAGACAAGAAAGCTTGATGGAACCTAGAAAAGATGATATTCGCTCTGCAGCCCAAGGTTCGGTGCGTGGATCCTCAAGCTCAGCATGCACCAGTTATCCCGTTCCAGAATACCCTGTCGCAGGCAATGTTAAGCCTGTCCTTAATTACTCAATTCAGACCGGGGAGGAGTTCTCTCTTGAATTTATGAGAGCTATACCCAAGAAGCATCCTGTTCCTGGTATGCCTCATAATCAGAATGTCACTTCTGGTGCTGGTCACAAAGATTCTAGAGTAGGCCTTGGTGCCCATCGAACAGGACCAGAGACTAGATTTGATGCATCAATATTTTTGACATCAGATACTCATCAAACAAATGAGATTGAAAGAAAACCTTTTTCTGAAAATGAAAACAGAAGAAGGCACATGTCAGGTACGTCAGTTTCACGAGTTCTATCCGGTGGTGGAAGTAGTCAGGGATTGTCTCGTGGCTATGCTTCTTCTGAGACCTCAGAAACTTCCAGAACAATTAAAATTTTCTGCAGCTTCGGGGGTAAAGTATTACCCCGACCAAGTGATGGAAAGCTTAGATATGTTGGTGGTGAGACACACATAATTCGGATTAGTAGGAACATTTTCTGGCAGGAGCTTAAACAGAAGACAACAGCCATCTATAATCAACCTCATGTTATCAAGTATCAGTTACCCGGTGAAGATCTTGATGCCTTGATCTCAGTTTCAAATGATGAAGATTTGAGAAacatgatggaagaatgtggtTTCCTTGATAATGGGGATGGGTCCCAGAAGCTTAGGATATTCCTAGTATCATCTATTGAATATGATGATATGAGTTTCAGCCTGGGCAGTATGGATAGTGATTCTGGGATCCAGTATGTTGCTGCCATCAACGGGATGGATGGAATAGGTGCGAATTCATCAAGTGGGCAGGGTTTAGTAAATCCGTCCATTAATGAGTTCGATCAGTTCATTAATCTCAATATTGATAGTAGGCCGGTAAACTCAAGCAGAGATAGTTCAAATTTGCATGCAGTGAACGCATCGACTTTTGTGCCTTCAGATATGCTCTCAAGACCAATCCCATCTGCTGTATCTGGCGACAATAGTGAAAAATTGCACTCTTACTATAGCCATGGGATGCAGAATCTGAAGGGTAATTATGCTAATACTGCTACCAGTGAAGGATTTTATGACATTGAGGGCCAGATATCGATTCCTCTATCTACACCTCCTGATTATAGATATACATCCCAGTATGCTCCTTTCTCTGGAACTGCTTCACAGCGATCTTTTGATCAACAAGTTTATCAGGATGCTGAGAAGGAAACATCAACGAAGGAGGAAAAACGGGTTTCTGGTAACACGCCTCATCAAAATAATGAGCTAGATTACTTTCAATCGCTTGAAAATCTGAGTGGTCATATGGCGCATAATGATTCATCTGCTTCAGGAGTCCCCCCTACTGCTTCTGTTCAAGAAGGTGTAACATCTCTTCAACCAAGTGACAGTATGAAGAGCCTAGAGACTTGTAACGCACCAAGAGCTAGGTCGACAACACAGGGTTCAGATATCAGTGAAGATGATCGGCACTCTGGTGGAGCTTTTGCATCCGGCTGTTCTGACTTTCATGCTGACATGATAGATCACAGCTATAAGAATCCGCCTCCTCACCCTGGGCGAGTTTTTCATTCTGAGCGGATTCCAAGGGAGCAAGCAGGATTTCTGAACCGGCTATCTAAATCTGAGGATTCACTTAATCCTGAATTTCTAATTCGTCAATCACAGTCTGGTGTTGCAAGTGAATACATTGCAGAAAATACTGACTCTGCTTTTGAGGGGACTGAAAAACCAAATGTAGTTGCCCATGCAATAAATTTGAATGATCCAGCTGTAGATGATAGTCTGATACAGTTTGAGAAAGAATTTACCAATACTGTACAACAAACTTCGCCGTTTAGTGAGCAGCTGCTTGG
This window contains:
- the LOC120670053 gene encoding uncharacterized protein LOC120670053 — translated: MEPRKDDIRSAAQGSVRGSSSSACTSYPVPEYPVAGNVKPVLNYSIQTGEEFSLEFMRAIPKKHPVPGMPHNQNVTSGAGHKDSRVGLGAHRTGPETRFDASIFLTSDTHQTNEIERKPFSENENRRRHMSGTSVSRVLSGGGSSQGLSRGYASSETSETSRTIKIFCSFGGKVLPRPSDGKLRYVGGETHIIRISRNIFWQELKQKTTAIYNQPHVIKYQLPGEDLDALISVSNDEDLRNMMEECGFLDNGDGSQKLRIFLVSSIEYDDMSFSLGSMDSDSGIQYVAAINGMDGIGANSSSGQGLVNPSINEFDQFINLNIDSRPVNSSRDSSNLHAVNASTFVPSDMLSRPIPSAVSGDNSEKLHSYYSHGMQNLKGNYANTATSEGFYDIEGQISIPLSTPPDYRYTSQYAPFSGTASQRSFDQQVYQDAEKETSTKEEKRVSGNTPHQNNELDYFQSLENLSGHMAHNDSSASGVPPTASVQEGVTSLQPSDSMKSLETCNAPRARSTTQGSDISEDDRHSGGAFASGCSDFHADMIDHSYKNPPPHPGRVFHSERIPREQAGFLNRLSKSEDSLNPEFLIRQSQSGVASEYIAENTDSAFEGTEKPNVVAHAINLNDPAVDDSLIQFEKEFTNTVQQTSPFSEQLLGEKRSSDDTSRNVEKVAHAAEQVLGGRHNEETSQDVESHNQPGSRSAMPHHISRDAPKPTLPTDVECDPVVPSTSSVDVSHKEPIISSTQNRDIPDATQRTSPDILSDFFANANSAAQSSNPFIDPVHSLNMPNYEPQRWSFFRNLAQNEFPQKDETQDLAKIEEGAYPFDSLEHDTTNVKNSAPQNDIHVEGPPVASRINVDPNISPPGFISSQIDNPAAMKNVEGFQVDNPFTNMHEMMPSHPDFEEQKTEEAKAVGPVMDASFKDTDFEYLQIIKNEDLEELRELGSGTFGTVYHGKWRGSDVAIKRIKKSCFTGRSSELERLAHEFWREAEILSKLHHPNVVAFYGVVKDGPGGTLATVTEFMVNGSLRHVLQRKDKYLDRRKRLIIAMDAAFGLEYLHSKNIVHFDLKCDNLLVNLKDQSRPICKVGDFGLSKIKRNTLVSGGVRGTLPWMAPELLNGSSNKVSEKVDVFSFGIVMWEILTGEEPYANMHYGAIIGGIVNNTLRPPVPASCDPEWRRLMEQCWAPDPAQRPAFTEIAGRLRAMSVAANQAKANK